From the genome of Cytophagales bacterium WSM2-2:
AGTTCGCAGAGGCATCAAGCTCGCGTTCGGCAAATACTTTGACATCGGCTCCCATCGAGGCTGTCACGGTCACGTCCTGGCACTTGAGAAGATAAGCATCAACATCACTTCCCATCTTAGCTGTGAGTTCAAAACTAGAGGCCGTGCCCGAAAGATCAACATCACTCCCCATAGAAGAGTCAAGTGAAAGATCCTGTACTTTCAAATCAAGTTTTACTTCTGAGCCCATGCTGCTTTTCAGCTCCATCCGCTCGGCTACGATCGTTTCGCTGGCCCGCAATGAGGCTCCTTGCTTTGCCTCAATGCTTTTCAGGGACGTATAATAAATCGTAACGGTAGCATATTTCCGATTACGGCCACGGTCATTATACCTGTCAAAATCGAAAAGTCCTTGCTTTACTTTAACGAGCAACTCACCACCACGGGAATTCACAATGACGTCTTCCTCATCGAGTTCGTTATAATTTATCTCCAGTTTGCACTTATCAGATTTCACGAGCGTAGTTCTGAATGGCCCGGAAATCGTGAGTTCTGAAAAATCAGAAATCGAGACCGATTTGGTCTGTGCAGTGGAATAGCCAACAGCAACAGCCAGGATAAGTGTAAAAAGTAAGGCGCGCATTAGGTAGTGTTTTAAGACTAAGACGCGCAATATCTCAAATAGGTTGCACTACAGCTAAATGCAAATCCTAGCCCATTTGATTGTGGTCATTTTCGAACATAATCTCGTGTCATTTTTTTGGCCCGACCACGATTTTGAAATTGAACATGGGGTTTTGCAAGGCGGTATACAAGCGAATCCAAATGGGGAGTAGTTGTTCAGTACCCCTGGCCGTTGTGATATCACCCAAATCAATGATGGTGCTATCATTCCACCCGAAGGATTTCAGAATTTCTTTTGCTGCTTTTTTAGCACCATCATCGTTACCACTTACAAATACATTGTGGTCGCCAGGAAGTGCAGCGGGATTGACCATCAGAAAACAATTCATTGTATTAAGAGTCTTCACCACTTTCGCTTCAGGAAAAGTCCTTTGAATCAGTTCACCCAACGAGTCGGTGTTTACAGGCGATAATGATGGAGGTGCCCCTTTGGAGAAATCCAACGGGTTAGAAATATCAATGATCGTCTTGCCCTTCAGATTAGTATCGCCTGCCTGTTTCAAAGCTTCTACAGAACCTTGTCCCATCGTACAAAGGAAGATGATATCCGATGATGAAGCAGCGTTGGCGTAGGTGCTCAACTGAAGATTGTTTTTATTCTGATTGTACCATTCGCCAAAAGACGGATTTCCGTACATGTCTTTCTCGGTACGCGATAAGGTCTTGTTCACATCACGAGTTCCAATAGTCACAGAATGGTTCAGCCCTACCAAACGGTTGGCGATAGTCTGGCCTACAATACCTGTTCCGAATACAGCAATTTTCATAATTGTAAAATTTTAATCTGAACGTTTTTATTTACTTTTATCACTAACTATAGTTTTGATAGTAAGTCAAAAATAGAAGAGCACTTTGCCAATTTCAATACCTGTCATGGGTTACATGTACTATCATTTTTGACGGAATTGAGAAATTTGAATTTGTAGCCAAGTATTTTCTTAAAAGAATTTTATGCTGATCGATAATAAAGAAAAGGTTTTCGTCCTCGAAGGAAAAGAATACCACTGTGCCATGGATGTGACGATGGACTACATTGGAGGAAAATGGAAAGTAGTAGTGCTTTGGTATTTGAGAAAAGATAAGAAGAGGTTTAGCGAATTAAGAAAACTCATTCCTGGTATTACAGAAAAGATGCTTAGCCTGCAATTGAAAAGCCTTGAGAGCGATGGCGTTGTGGGAAGGAAGATCTATCCTGAAGTGCCTCCCAAAGTGGAATACTTCCTGACCGATTTCGGAAAATCGCTGATTCCAATGCTGGAAGAGATAGCGAAATGGGGGCGCAATCTTGCCCAATCCAAAGGCAAGATGGTAGACAAGGACAGGAAAAAGAAGGTGAAGAAAGCCTAAAAGACATTGGCCTTCCGTTAAAAATAAATTCAATCAAAAATTTGCGTAGTTATTTGACTACATATAAATTTGTAGTCAAATAACTACATAATGAATCTAAGACGAGATGTTTTCCAGGCCATTGCAGACCCGACCAGGCGGGCCATACTCTTGTTAGTTGCATCGCAATCCATGACAGCCGGTGCCATCGCTTCCAACTTTGACACTGCACGACCTACTGTTTCAAAACACCTGCAAATACTCACGGAGTGTGAGTTGCTAAAGCAAGAGCAAACCGGCAGGGAGATTTACTACCTTATTAATGCAAAAAAAATGAAAGAAGTAGCCGATTTCATTGAGCCGTTCCGCAAGATGTGGGATGACAGGTTTAATAAACTGGAAGCAGTTATGAAAAAATACAAATCCAAGAAATAATAACAGCCATGGAGTATAAAACAAAAATCAATGCTGAAGACGGTAAGCAGGAGCTAACAATTACCCGCGAATTTGATTTGCCTTTGGAGCTGCTTTTCAAAGCATACGAAGAAGCAGAAATTGTTGAACAATGGATGGGAACGAAAGTCCTTAAACTGGAAAATAAGAAGTACGGCAGTTATCAGTTTGAAACAACCGACCCTAAGGGGAACAAACACAGGTTCAGCGGGACGATCCATGAGTTTATTCCGAACCTGAGAATCATCAGGACATTCGAAATGGAGAATACACCTTTTGGCGTACAACTGGAATTCCTGGAGTTTGAAAAACTTACCGATGACACCAGCAAACTCAATATGCATGTCATTTACAAGTCTGTTGCACTCCGGGACCAAATGCTGCAGCTGCCTTTTGCCCAGGGCATCAATATGGCACACAACCGCATACAAGACATCCTACACAAACTAAAATAATAAGTTATGACAAAGAGAAATAAAATCATCTATTGGGTTGCTACCCTTTGGCTCGCACTGGGTATGGTATCGACTGGAGCAGTGCAGTTCTTTAAAGCAAAAGAAGGGGCCGGGGGAGTAGATAGTATTGTACACCTCGGCTATCCCATCTATTTCCTGACCCTATTGGCTATCTGGAAAATTTTAGGAGTCGTAGCAGTGCTTGTTCCTAAATCTCCATTACTCAAAGAATGGGCTTACGCAGGTTTCTTCTTTGCTATGTCTGGAGCAATATATTCACATATTGCATCGGGAGATCCCATAAGTGAAATACTGCCTCCATTGTTGCTGCTTGCACTGACGATACTTTCGTGGTACTTCAGGCCTGATGATCGAAAGATGATTTCGGCCAATTCTTAATACTTTAACCTTAAAACTTTAAAATAAATCCACAACCGATGAATCCCAAAGTTGATTGGTATTTCAATAAAGCCAAAAAGTGGCAGAAGGAGTTAGAGCAACTGCGCGCGATTGCTCTCAGCTGCGATCTGATTGAAGAATTGAAATGGGGTTGCCCTTGCTACACGTTCGAGAAAAGCAATATCGTACTGATACATGCCTTTAAAGAATATTGTGCGTTGCTGTTTTTCAAAGGTGTCTTGCTGAAAGACGCTAAAAAAATCCTGGTACAGCAAACTGAAAATGTACAGGCTGCCCGCCAGATTCGATTCACCAGTACTGCAGAAATAGTGAAGATGAAACGTACCGTGCAGTCCTACATTTACGAAGCTGTTAAGGTGGAAGAGTCTGGCGTGAAAGTGGACTTCAAGAAAACGAAAGAGTTCAATATGCCCGAAGAGTTTCAAAGAAAACTGGACAAGCATCCTGCTTTGAAAAAAGCATTTGAAGCGCTGACACCAGGAAGGCAACGAGGATATCTCCTGTATTTTTCTTCAGCTAAACAATCCAAGACCCGAGAAGAGAGAGTTGAGAAATATATGAAGCCGATTCTCAACGGGAAGGGACTGGAGGACTAAAGTATCGGCAGTTTAACAGAAACAATACAAAGTATGAGTAAGAAGAAATTATCACCGGGAGAAAGTAAAGAACTGCTCGGTATACTAATGGCCCGCTTTGAAAAAAACAGGAAACGTCATGAGGGTCTTGAATGGGATAAAATCCAGGCAAAGCTTCAGGCTAGCCCTGAGAAATTATGGACGCTCAATGAAATGGAAACTACAGGAGGGGAGCCCGATGTTATAGGTCAGAATAAAAAGACAGGTGAATTTGTCTTTTACGATTGCTCAGCGGAAAGCCCTGGTGGTCGCAGAAGTATTTGTTATGACCATGAAGCGCTGGAGTCAAGGAAAGAGAATAAACCAGGGAACAGCGCAATCCAAATGGCGAAAGACATGGGCGTTGAGATTTTGACAGAAGAAGAGTATCGTGAATTGCAAAAACTTGGAAGCTTCGACACAAAAACATCGAGCTGGGTGAAAACACCTGTCGCTATCCGAAAATTGGGTGGCGCTATTTTTTGTGATCGCAGGTACGATCACGTCTTCACGTATCACAACGGAGCAGAATCTTACTATGCAGCCAGGGGATTCCGTGGTTCTCTAAAGATCTAGTGTCCAATACAAGCTTCGGCAAGCTCAGTTGGACAGAACCAAAAATTTGAATTTTTGGCTACTTGCGCTAGATTTGAGTTGTCAAATTATTCTATGAAGCTCTTGATTTCTCTTTTACTGATCATCGCATTTCAGCAAAGCATTGCGCAACGTCCTACACGAGATTATACAAAGTATGTCGCGCAGGCAGAAATCCTTTATCATCGAAAGGATTACAAAGGATCGGGGATGACTTACAATGCTGCATTTATGATGTTTGGCAGAAAGGGGTTTGAGAAAGACCGTTACAATGCTGCCTGCTCTTGGGCAATGGCGTCCATGCCTGACAGTGCATTTTCAAACCTCAACCGGATCGTTTTCTCCGTGGTCATGTATTCCAACTATGATCACATCGTGAACGATACCGATCTGAACTCACTTCATGATGATCCCCGTTGGCAGCCTATGATTGATA
Proteins encoded in this window:
- a CDS encoding transcriptional regulator, which codes for MLIDNKEKVFVLEGKEYHCAMDVTMDYIGGKWKVVVLWYLRKDKKRFSELRKLIPGITEKMLSLQLKSLESDGVVGRKIYPEVPPKVEYFLTDFGKSLIPMLEEIAKWGRNLAQSKGKMVDKDRKKKVKKA
- a CDS encoding DNA-binding protein; translated protein: MKIAVFGTGIVGQTIANRLVGLNHSVTIGTRDVNKTLSRTEKDMYGNPSFGEWYNQNKNNLQLSTYANAASSSDIIFLCTMGQGSVEALKQAGDTNLKGKTIIDISNPLDFSKGAPPSLSPVNTDSLGELIQRTFPEAKVVKTLNTMNCFLMVNPAALPGDHNVFVSGNDDGAKKAAKEILKSFGWNDSTIIDLGDITTARGTEQLLPIWIRLYTALQNPMFNFKIVVGPKK
- a CDS encoding transcriptional regulator, which translates into the protein MNLRRDVFQAIADPTRRAILLLVASQSMTAGAIASNFDTARPTVSKHLQILTECELLKQEQTGREIYYLINAKKMKEVADFIEPFRKMWDDRFNKLEAVMKKYKSKK
- a CDS encoding ATPase, whose translation is MEYKTKINAEDGKQELTITREFDLPLELLFKAYEEAEIVEQWMGTKVLKLENKKYGSYQFETTDPKGNKHRFSGTIHEFIPNLRIIRTFEMENTPFGVQLEFLEFEKLTDDTSKLNMHVIYKSVALRDQMLQLPFAQGINMAHNRIQDILHKLK
- the ydeI gene encoding hypothetical protein; translation: MNPKVDWYFNKAKKWQKELEQLRAIALSCDLIEELKWGCPCYTFEKSNIVLIHAFKEYCALLFFKGVLLKDAKKILVQQTENVQAARQIRFTSTAEIVKMKRTVQSYIYEAVKVEESGVKVDFKKTKEFNMPEEFQRKLDKHPALKKAFEALTPGRQRGYLLYFSSAKQSKTREERVEKYMKPILNGKGLED